CGCCGCACGGTCGAAAAGCCGGTGCGGCGGTCCACGCTGACGATATCGGCCAGGGGGACATAGTTACCATCCGGGGTGCGCATCATGGAGCGTTCCAGGAAATCGGACGTCAGTTCTCCGTCCGGCAGTTCGATCTGGATTGAGGCCGTCCGCACCCCGTCAGGATAGGTCGCCGCCTCTAGCCCGTTCAGACGATGACGTAGGACGCGCCCAAGCCCGTCAATCGTAAAGCCCAGCGCCTGCCCCTGCGGGGTAAGTTCGAGGATCAACTCTTCTTTGTCATAAGGCAGCGTGTCTTCGACGGCAGACACCTCGGGGTACCGCAAAAGCGCAGTTTGCAGCTGCTCAGAGGCCGCTTTGAGCGTTTCGGCGTCGGCACCATAGAACATCACATCCAAGGCGTCCCCACCGGGACCAGATCGCCAGCCGCGGAAGCTGATCGTTTCAGCCAAAGGATGCCGGTTCACGCGATCCTGCAGGTCGGCCACAAAGGCGAAACTGGAATAGGGCCGCAGATCCGCGTCAATCAATTCAATCGAAATCGCGCCCAGCTGATCCGCCGTCCGCTGATCCGCGCCGGCCAAACCACGGCCAGAGTTGCCTCCGACCTCGGCGATCACAAAGGCGAGCGGGTTACGACCGTGACGTTCTTCGTATTCCTTGCCCAAGGCCTCAGTCGCCCGCTGCATTTCGCGCATCATGGCGAGCGAGTCCTCGCGGGTCGCATCAGAGGACATCAGAAAGTTGCCCGTGACCGATCCCCGTTCCGGGGCGTTAAAGAAACGCCATTGCACTTCGCCTGTCATGAAAACGCTGATCTGAGTGGCCAAAAGCGTGATCGTCCCCGCCAGCACCGGATAGCGCGCCCAAATGACGAAAGACATAATGCGACGGAATATCGTATCGCGGAACCAGCGGAAGCCGTGGTTCACGACACGGCTTGGCCAATCGTACCAATGCTCTTTTGCGCTATGCACAAGCGCGTGGCGCATGTGGTTGGGCAGGATCAGGAAACACTCAACAAGCGAGGCGATCAGCACAACGATCACGGTGAAGGGGATATCGATGATCAGATCGCCGAAACGCCCACCGACGGCCGTCAGGCCAAAGAAGGCAATCACCGTGGTCAGCGTTGCGGCAAAAACCGGCATGAACATGCGACGCGCGGCATTTTCGGCGGCAACAGCGGGGGCTTCGCCCAACCGCCTTGCACGCGCGTCAGCGTGTTCTCCGACCACGATGGCGTCATCCACCACAATGCCGAGCGTGATGATCAGCCCGAACAATGAGATCATATTGATCGTGATACCCGCCAAATACATTAAGGCCACAGCGGCACACATGGCGACGGGGATCCCGGCGGCGACCCAAAAGGCGATGCGCGCATTCAGGAACAGGAACAACAGCATCAAAACAAGGCCCAGCCCCATTAATCCATTGTCCAACAAGAGGTTCAAACGTCCGCTGATCGCTTCGGCACGGGTGCGGATCAACTCGATACTTGCACCTTGCGGCAGCGTGGCTTGCAATGAGTCGGCCACATTCTGCACCTGCTCTTGAATGGCAATCGCGTCGCCTTTTTCAGACCGGTCCACCCGGACAGAAATCGCCGCGAGATCTCCGACAAAATAGCTGCGGGTCCGGTCGGCGCCTTCGACAATCACCGTGCCAATGTCACCGACAGTCAGCGAAGACCCATCCGCATTGCTGCGCAAAACGATATCTGAGATCTGCGCGGCGCTGCGTTTTGCCACGCCGGTACGCACACGCGCGTTCGCACCCGCCACGTCTCCGGCGGGGTCCGCATCGACCTCTTGCGCAATCGCTTCGGCGATTTGGGCCATCGAGATGTCATGGGTGATCAAATTGGCTGAGGGAACTTCGATCACGGTACGAGGCGCGGCAACGCCTCGGATCGTAGTGCGGGTGACGCCTTCGGCGAACAGCCGCGTCACGAATTCATCCGCAAAACGCCCCAGTTGTTCCGCATCAAGCGGGCCGCTGATGACCACATCGGTCACACGATCTCGCCACGCGCCGCGCCGGACGTTCGGATCGTCCGCATCCTCTGGCAGCGTGGAAATCGCATCCACCGAGGTCTGCACATCATCCGCTGCACGCGCCATGTCCCAACCGGGCTCAAAGTCCATAGTGATCGAGGCGCGCCCTTCTGTTGACCGCGCCTCGGTGCTTTCCACGCCTTCGACACTTAGCAGAACTGGTTCCAGCACCTGCACAATGGCGCTATCGACGTCCTCGGCCCCTGCCCCGTCCCAGTTCACCGAAACCGTGACGTTGTCGATGATCACATCGGGAAAGAATTGCGCCCGCATTTGCGGCGCGGCCGAAAAGCCAGCCATGATCAGGATGACCAGAAGAAGGTTTGCTGCTGTGCCGTGGCGTACGAAATACGACAGGATGCCTTTGGCTGAATCAGATACGCGGGACGCCATGGCTTAGCCCCCCATCCGCTGTTCGAGGCGATTGACCAGCCGCGCGGGCACCTCATTGCCCTGAAGCTGACCCAGCACCCGTTGTTTGGCCTCGGCGGGCATCCGATTGTTGGCCTCGACAAAAGCCACCAGTTTTGCGCGGCGCTCGTCCGTCAGGGCGACCATTTCCGGCGCCTGAGGCGCTTCGATCTTGGCCCCTTCGCGGATCGGCTTGACCTTAATCCCAACGCCCAAAACCGGAGACAGGCGGGCGACGACTTCGCGCCCTGCAAGCTCGCGACCGCGCACGATGATCTGATCTTCCTGGCGTCGTAGCATGCGAACGGGCAAGGCTTCGAGGCGATCCCCCTCGCCCAGCACCAAGACATCGCCTTGCGGCGTCAGGGCTGATGATGGGATGGCAATCACGTTGTTCAGGACAGGCTCCTGAACAGAGACTTGCACGAAGTCATCAGGCTTAAGCCCCCTTGGCGCATCCAAGGTGGCAAAGACCAGACGTCCGGTTTGGCCCTCGCCAACGGCTGCACTGTCGCGGCTGATTTTGCCCGTCGCGGTCAGATCGATGCCACTGACATTCAGCGCAACGGTCACATCAGAGGCTTTGAGGCGACCATTCTCATCCAGCAGCCGTGCATATTGAGCTGTGGACACGCGAAAGGCCACTTCAAGCGCGTTTGGATCGATCAGCTGCGCGATGCGTTCATTGGCGGTCACCAACCCCCCTGTCACGACAGACACCTCGGCGAGCGTGCCCGTGAAATCGGCGCGGATCATGCGGTCGTCGAGATTGCGTTCGGCTTCGGCCACCGCGATCCCTGCGCGCTCAAGCGAGGTGGCGGCTTGATCGACGCGCGCTTCGGCATTTGCAAGCGCCTGCCGACGGGACAAGGTGGATTGGCGGGCCGAGGCGAGGTTCAACTCAGCAGCTTCAATCGCGGCCGCTGTACCTACGCCCCGCGCCTCAAGATCCTGTTGCCGCGCCAGCGCTTTGGCGCGCAGCTCTGCCTGTTCCATCGCGGCAGACACATCGTCCTGTGCCAAGAGCAAACCACGATCCGCGTCCCGCACCTCGGCCTCCGCTTCGCGCCATTCTGTCTGGGCGCGGGCCAAAGCGTCGCGTGCATCGGCATCATCGATCCGCAGCAAAAGATCGCCAGCCGTAACCTGACCGCCTTCTTCGAAGTCCTCAAAAAGCTCTACAATCGCGCCCCCAGCCGCGGTGCGGAGTTCAAGCGTGCGACGGCTTTGGATTTCGCCAAACACTGTCAGAACAGGCGCGATATCAGCGGGCGTGGCGGGTACAACATTGACGGTAAAGACGCGTTCCCGCTGCGGTGGTGTGCGCGGTTCCTGCGACATGCGTTCTTCGACCGCACCACGGATCAGATTGCCTGCCATCATCAAAAGCGCAACTGTCGCGCTTAAGAGGAACAGCCCAGCCAGACTTTGTCTCAGAAATCGCATCCTAACCCTTTCTTGTGCGGCTATCCCATTCAAACAGCGATGAATTATCGCTCAGATGGGGCACATTTACCAATCACCCATAGGTTATACGGTCGTGGTCGGCATTTCCGTCTAAATTAGTTTGAGAAATTGTGCGTCGCGGCGAAATTTCAAGAAAAAATCGATTTTTTCGTGAAATGTTGCGGGATTTACCCTTTGGTTCGCGCCAAATGTTCGCCGAGTCTCGGCAGGATTTCCACGAAATTACACGGCATATGGCGGTAATCTAGCTGGTACTTCAGGATCTCATCCCAGGCATCCTTGCAGGCCCCTGGACTGCCCGGCAGCGCGAACAGATAGGTCCCTTGCGCCACGCCGCCTGTTGCGCGGCTTTGCACCGCCGATGTGCCGATTTTCTGCATCGAGACCATCGTAAAGACGGTGCCAAAGGCATCGATCTCTTTTTCATAGACGTCACGATGTGCCTCAACAGTCACGTCCCGACCGGTAAGGCCCGTCCCGCCGGTCGAGATCACCACGTCGATGTCTTCACGCGCGCACCATGCCCGCAGTTGATCGGCAATCTCGGCGCGTTCGTCCCGCAGGATCATGCGATCCGCGATTTTGTGGCCCGCCTCTTCAATACGCTTCGCCAAAGTGTCTCCGCTTTTGTCATCGGCGGCTTTGCGGGTGTCGCTGACGGTGAGGACGGCGATATTAACCGGAATAAACGGGCGAGTGTCGTCAATGCGGCCCATTAGCTTTTCTCCAGGATGGCCAGTCGCAACGCGAGGGCGGTGAAGATCGTGGCGGTCACATAGCCAATGCCGCGTTGGAATTTTTCGGATCCCGCCATGGCTTGGCCGAGTCCTCCTGCGAAGGCTCCGACGAGGCCATTCACGAAGAAGCCGTTAATGGCAATGATCGCACCATACATAAGAAATTGTACGAGAACGCTGCCCTGCGTTGGGTCTACGAATTGCGGGATAAAGGCGAGCACGAAGAGGATCACCTTGGGATTGCTGAGGTTCACAAAATACCCTTGTCGAAAGGCCTGTGCCGAGGTCAGCCGGACCGCCTCGCCGGACTGCGTGCTCGACCGCAAGGCGGTGACGGCCAAATACAAAAGATAGCCCACGCCGATCCAGCGGATCACATCAAAAATCCACGGAAACGCAGAAATCGCAGCGCCAAGGCCCAAGCCGGCGATTGTCACATGGGTCATTGACCCCATTGAGACGCCCGCGCTGGCGGCAAAGGCTTGCTTGGTGCCAGAACGCAGCCCCTGCCCCAGACAGAACAACATATCCGCCCCGGGGGTGAGGTTCAGCGCAATCGCGGCCGGAATGAAGGCGAGAAACAGATAGATATCCATCAGGTCACTCTTTTCCGACTAGGCGAGATTTCAACTCCAAAAGGTCCGCCCAGGCCTCGCGTTTGGCATGTGGGCTGCGCAAGAGATAGGCAGGGTGGAACATGGGAAGCACCGGTTTACCAAAGGCCTCAGCCCATTCACCGCGCAGGCGGGTAATGCCGCGTTTTCCAAGCACGCCCTGACAAGCGATATTGCCCATGAGAACCAGTACGTCGGGGTTTGCCAGTTCCACATGGCGCTGCACGAATGGCATCAACATGGCGATTTCATCGGGCTTTGGATCGCGGTTCTGCGGCGGACGCCACGGCAGGATATTGGTGATATAGACGCCGTCCTGTGGCGCCTCGGCCCCGCGCGACAGATCGATGGCCGCGAGCATCCGGTCCAAAAGATGACCCGCACGGCCGACGAAAGGACGGCCTTCGCGGTCTTCGTCACGGCCCGGCGCTTCTCCGACAATCATAAGTTTTGCCGCTGGATTGCCGTCCGAGAAGACCAAAGAGCGCGCACCGCGCTTGAGGTCACAATGCTCAAAGCCCGCAAGCGCGGATTTCAACGCGGCAAGATCGCCCGCTGCCTGCGCCAAAGAGCGCGCGACTTGCACCGGATCGACCTCGGGCTTTTTGACGGGCACGACAGGCGCCTCGGCCTGAGGTTTTGGCTTTTGTGCAGGGGCCTCATAGCGGTTCACCGGCGCATCCAGAATGGCCTCGGTCGCGCCAAGCTCGACCTGCCATTCCAAAAACGCGCGCGCCGTATGATAATCCATCGCTGATTCCATGACTGCGAGCCTATCCTGTGCCGCACCCTTCGGAAACCACATAAGCGTGCGCCTCCGGCGGGGATATTTTCTGCAAGAGAAACAGGGTGGCTTGTCGTGCTGCACCAAGGTTTCTATAAGCGGCGAAGATCACCACAAGGGAGCCGTCCATGAGTTTTCGCCAAAAGCATCTTTTGGGGATCGAGGCGTTGCGGCCTGACGAGATCACAAGCCTGTTGGATCTGGCCGATCAATATGTCGATCTGAACCGGCGCGATGTGAAACATTCCGACGCGCTGACCGGGCTGACCCAGATCAATATGTTCTTTGAGAACTCGACCCGCACGCAGGCGAGCTTTGAGCTCGCAGGCAAGCGTTTGGGTGCGGATGTTATGAACATGGCGATGCAGGCGAGTTCGATCAAAAAGGGCGAGACGCTGATTGATACGGCGATGACGCTCAATGCGATGCATCCGGATTTGCTGGTGGTGCGGCATCCGCATTCCGGCGCGGTCGACCTGTTGGCGCAGAAGGTGAATTGTGCCGTGTTGAATGCGGGCGATGGCAAGCATGAACACCCGACACAGGCTCTGCTGGATGCTCTGACGATCCGGCGTGCGAAGGGCCGTTTGCATCGGTTGAACATCGCGATTTGTGGCGACATTGCCCATAGCCGTGTGGCGCGCAGCAACCTGATTTTGCTTGGCAAAATGGAGAACCGCGTGCGCTTGGTCGGGCCTCCGACCCTGATGCCCAGCCAAATTGGCGAGTTTGGCGTCGAGGTCTATGAGGATATGGACGAGGGGCTGAAGGACGTCGACGTTGTCATGATGCTTAGGTTGCAGCGCGAGCGGAT
This is a stretch of genomic DNA from Cognatishimia activa. It encodes these proteins:
- a CDS encoding efflux RND transporter permease subunit, which codes for MASRVSDSAKGILSYFVRHGTAANLLLVILIMAGFSAAPQMRAQFFPDVIIDNVTVSVNWDGAGAEDVDSAIVQVLEPVLLSVEGVESTEARSTEGRASITMDFEPGWDMARAADDVQTSVDAISTLPEDADDPNVRRGAWRDRVTDVVISGPLDAEQLGRFADEFVTRLFAEGVTRTTIRGVAAPRTVIEVPSANLITHDISMAQIAEAIAQEVDADPAGDVAGANARVRTGVAKRSAAQISDIVLRSNADGSSLTVGDIGTVIVEGADRTRSYFVGDLAAISVRVDRSEKGDAIAIQEQVQNVADSLQATLPQGASIELIRTRAEAISGRLNLLLDNGLMGLGLVLMLLFLFLNARIAFWVAAGIPVAMCAAVALMYLAGITINMISLFGLIITLGIVVDDAIVVGEHADARARRLGEAPAVAAENAARRMFMPVFAATLTTVIAFFGLTAVGGRFGDLIIDIPFTVIVVLIASLVECFLILPNHMRHALVHSAKEHWYDWPSRVVNHGFRWFRDTIFRRIMSFVIWARYPVLAGTITLLATQISVFMTGEVQWRFFNAPERGSVTGNFLMSSDATREDSLAMMREMQRATEALGKEYEERHGRNPLAFVIAEVGGNSGRGLAGADQRTADQLGAISIELIDADLRPYSSFAFVADLQDRVNRHPLAETISFRGWRSGPGGDALDVMFYGADAETLKAASEQLQTALLRYPEVSAVEDTLPYDKEELILELTPQGQALGFTIDGLGRVLRHRLNGLEAATYPDGVRTASIQIELPDGELTSDFLERSMMRTPDGNYVPLADIVSVDRRTGFSTVRRENGIRVISVTGDISEDNADQATEIQRALQEEILPEIASVQQVEWRLSGLAEQENEFLNDARTGLILCLSAIYLVLAWVFSSWTRPLVVMAIIPFGLVGTIWGHNYWDVPLSMFTVVGLLGMTGIIINDSIVLVTTIDEHAKERGLVPSIIEGTADRLRPVMLTTLTTVLGLTPLLFERSVQAQFLKPTVITLVYGLGFGVLLVLIVVPALLAMQQDVARQFTALRHAMRARATQLVMVPLSVAIAGWLVLTLGWSLVYQTLHPLVANALPGWVPKDGDFAAMGLFLVGVLVLVIVSYAIAGLVLALRRRGRQPA
- a CDS encoding efflux RND transporter periplasmic adaptor subunit → MRFLRQSLAGLFLLSATVALLMMAGNLIRGAVEERMSQEPRTPPQRERVFTVNVVPATPADIAPVLTVFGEIQSRRTLELRTAAGGAIVELFEDFEEGGQVTAGDLLLRIDDADARDALARAQTEWREAEAEVRDADRGLLLAQDDVSAAMEQAELRAKALARQQDLEARGVGTAAAIEAAELNLASARQSTLSRRQALANAEARVDQAATSLERAGIAVAEAERNLDDRMIRADFTGTLAEVSVVTGGLVTANERIAQLIDPNALEVAFRVSTAQYARLLDENGRLKASDVTVALNVSGIDLTATGKISRDSAAVGEGQTGRLVFATLDAPRGLKPDDFVQVSVQEPVLNNVIAIPSSALTPQGDVLVLGEGDRLEALPVRMLRRQEDQIIVRGRELAGREVVARLSPVLGVGIKVKPIREGAKIEAPQAPEMVALTDERRAKLVAFVEANNRMPAEAKQRVLGQLQGNEVPARLVNRLEQRMGG
- the moaB gene encoding molybdenum cofactor biosynthesis protein B; this translates as MGRIDDTRPFIPVNIAVLTVSDTRKAADDKSGDTLAKRIEEAGHKIADRMILRDERAEIADQLRAWCAREDIDVVISTGGTGLTGRDVTVEAHRDVYEKEIDAFGTVFTMVSMQKIGTSAVQSRATGGVAQGTYLFALPGSPGACKDAWDEILKYQLDYRHMPCNFVEILPRLGEHLARTKG
- a CDS encoding LysE family translocator, coding for MMDIYLFLAFIPAAIALNLTPGADMLFCLGQGLRSGTKQAFAASAGVSMGSMTHVTIAGLGLGAAISAFPWIFDVIRWIGVGYLLYLAVTALRSSTQSGEAVRLTSAQAFRQGYFVNLSNPKVILFVLAFIPQFVDPTQGSVLVQFLMYGAIIAINGFFVNGLVGAFAGGLGQAMAGSEKFQRGIGYVTATIFTALALRLAILEKS
- a CDS encoding uracil-DNA glycosylase, translating into MESAMDYHTARAFLEWQVELGATEAILDAPVNRYEAPAQKPKPQAEAPVVPVKKPEVDPVQVARSLAQAAGDLAALKSALAGFEHCDLKRGARSLVFSDGNPAAKLMIVGEAPGRDEDREGRPFVGRAGHLLDRMLAAIDLSRGAEAPQDGVYITNILPWRPPQNRDPKPDEIAMLMPFVQRHVELANPDVLVLMGNIACQGVLGKRGITRLRGEWAEAFGKPVLPMFHPAYLLRSPHAKREAWADLLELKSRLVGKE
- a CDS encoding aspartate carbamoyltransferase catalytic subunit → MSFRQKHLLGIEALRPDEITSLLDLADQYVDLNRRDVKHSDALTGLTQINMFFENSTRTQASFELAGKRLGADVMNMAMQASSIKKGETLIDTAMTLNAMHPDLLVVRHPHSGAVDLLAQKVNCAVLNAGDGKHEHPTQALLDALTIRRAKGRLHRLNIAICGDIAHSRVARSNLILLGKMENRVRLVGPPTLMPSQIGEFGVEVYEDMDEGLKDVDVVMMLRLQRERMDGGFIPSEREYYHRYGLDAEKLGHAKDDAIVMHPGPMNRGVEIDGEIADDINRSVIQEQVEMGVAVRMAAMDLLARNLREARANAPVEV